One Ricinus communis isolate WT05 ecotype wild-type chromosome 7, ASM1957865v1, whole genome shotgun sequence genomic region harbors:
- the LOC8278451 gene encoding ATP-dependent DNA helicase Q-like 5 encodes MESDSNSDGSHVSATPPRNSKPPPLSPASPPPPPPTLVSSLKSRAKVTKSNSRSKKPPAKPSQPEREPETEPFSSPLSSPPFQICHRFVQNHNSISVETLPAGYFSKSTSFSKLKKTSLNFEAIENDPGPPISAGSDSNNKKKKLHKVNLIGANAPLPPVKLRKCNNGSEGNFVKLNTNRYNYKRKFKNKKRTTYRRSQRKNKAEEESDLDNFFVPEIVQQKVKDGKGSVVIEEAVLAAKDEASDENLVRLLNAIYGFDSFREGQLEAIKMVLDGKSTMLVLPTGAGKSLCYQIPAVVLAGITLVVSPLVALMIDQFKHLPTCIQGGLLCSSQTPQEAAETLSLVKEGAIKVLFVSPERFLNVEFLSFISATSISLLVVDEAHCISEWSHNFRPSYMRLRASLLRSTLKVGCIIAMTATATTTTLNVIMSALDIPSSNLVQNSQLRDNLQLSVSLTGNRMKDLVTLIKSSPFVDVQSIIVYCKFQSETDIISRYLCDNNISAKSYHSAILSKDRSRIQELFCSNKIRVVVATVAFGMGLDKSDVGAVIHYSLPESLEEYVQEIGRAGRDGRLSYCHLFFDDTTYYKLRSLMHSDGIDEYTVSKFLCEVFTNCTCGKICSIIKASASRTLDVKEEVMLTILTQLELGEVQYLRLLPELNVTCTLNFYKTAPVLLADKDIVVSAILKKSETRQGQYVFDIPTIANTIGVTAIELSNHLQNLKLKGEITYEVKDPAYCYSVMQVPGDFCSLSAHLTTWLSELERFKVRRLDAMFNAAVFAVNECEKMQGCNDSQHTPCLQRKILDYFKEDGRNDITNKMRQSSPFLRADIKVFLQSNSQAKFTPRAIARIMQGIPSPAYPSATWSKTHFWGRYTHIDFQVVMEAAKTELMHFAGKEAM; translated from the exons ATGGAATCCGATTCGAACTCCGACGGTTCTCACGTCTCCGCCACTCCTCCAAGAAACTCAAAACCACCTCCACTATCACCGGCATCCCCTCCTCCTCCGCCGCCAACTCTAGTCTCCTCCCTCAAATCCAGAGCCAAAGTTACCAAATCCAACTCCCGTTCAAAAAAACCACCTGCGAAACCCTCTCAACCCGAACGCGAACCTGAAACTGAACCTTTCTCTTCACCTCTCTCCTCTCCCCCCTTCCAAATCTGCCACCGTTTTGTTCAAAATCACAATTCCATTTCTGTTGAAACCCTCCCCGCCGGTTACTTCTCGAAATCcacttctttctcaaaattaaagaaaacctCTCTCAATTTTGAGGCAATTGAAAACGATCCTGGCCCTCCGATTTCTGCTGGATCTGATTCCaataacaagaagaagaagcttcaTAAAGTTAATCTGATAGGTGCTAATGCACCTTTGCCTCCAGTAAAATTGCGTAAATGCAATAATGGCAGTGAAGGTAATTTTGTTAAACTTAATACGAATCGGTATAATTATAAACGCaagttcaaaaataaaaaacgaACCACTTATAGAAGAAGCCAACGGAAAAATAAAGCTGAAGAGGAGAGTGatcttgataatttttttgttcctGAAATTGTACAACAGAAGGTGAAGGATGGGAAGGGTAGTGTAGTAATTGAGGAGGCGGTTTTGGCAGCTAAAGATGAAGCCTCTGATGAGAATTTGGTGAGGTTGTTGAATGCGATATATGGTTTTGATTCATTTAGAGAAGGACAATTGGAAGCAATAAAAATGGTGCTTGATGGCAAGTCTACGATGTTAGTTTTACCTACTGGTGCTGGTAAATCCTTGTGTTATCAGATACCTGCGGTGGTTTTGGCTGGGATTACTTTGGTTGTGAGTCCATTAGTCGCTTTGATGATTGACCAGTTCAAACACTTGCCTACTTGTATTCAAGGTGGCCTTTTGTGTAGTAGTCAG ACTCCTCAAGAGGCTGCTGAAACTCTCAGCTTAGTCAAAGAAGGGGCCATAAAG GTGCTTTTTGTTTCACCAGAGAGGTTCTTAAATGTTGAATTCTTGTCATTTATTTCGGCTACTTCTATATCCCTTCTTGTTGTTGATGAAGCTCATTGTATTTCTGAATG GTCACATAATTTCCGGCCCTCATACATGAGGCTTAGGGCATCTTTACTTCGTTCTACTCTCAAAGTTGGATGCATTATAGCGATGACTGCAACTGCCACAACCACAACTTTAAATGTTATCATGTCTGCTTTAGACATTCCTTCCTCGAATCTTGTTCAAAATTCCCAGTTGAGGGATAACTTACAATTATCGGTATCTTTGACTGGAAATAG AATGAAAGATTTGGTAACATTGATAAAGTCTTCCCCTTTCGTGGATGTCCAGAGCATCATTGTATATTGCAAATTTCAG TCTGAAACTGATATAATAAGCAGATACTTATGTGATAACAATATCTCGGCAAAG AGCTACCACAGCGCTATCCTTTCTAAGGATCGCAGTCGCATACAGGAGTTATTCTGTTCTAACAAGATTAGAGTG gTCGTCGCAACTGTGGCATTTGGCATGGGGCTTGACAAGAGTGATGTTGGAGCT GTAATTCATTATAGTCTGCCAGAAAGCTTGGAAGAGTATGTTCAG gAGATCGGGCGTGCTGGACGGGATGGAAGGTTGTCCTACTGTCATCTCTTTTTTGATGATACCACATATTACAAGCTTCGAAGTCTTATGCACAG TGATGGTATAGATGAATATACTGTAAGCAAGTTCCTATGTGAAGTGTTTACCAACTGCACATGTGGGAAAATTTGTTCAATAATCAAAGCATCTGCATCTCGCACATTGGATGTCAAAGAAGAG GTTATGCTAACAATTTTAACACAGTTGGAGTTGGGTGAAGTGCAATACTTGCGTCTATTGCCAGAGCTAAATGTAACTTGCACTTTGAATTTCTATAAG ACTGCCCCAGTGCTGCTGGCTGACAAGGATATCGTTGTTTCAGCAATTCTAAAAAA GTCTGAAACAAGGCAAGGGCAATATGTGTTTGACATACCTACTATTGCGAATACCATTGGGGTTACAGCAATTGAACTATCAAATCACTTGCAGAATTTGAAG TTGAAGGGAGAAATAACATACGAGGTTAAGGACCCGGCTTATTGTTATTCAGTTATGCAAGTTCCTGGGGATTTTTGCTCTCTCTCAGCCCATCTTACGACATGGTTATCAGAGTTGGAACGTTTTAAG GTTCGAAGATTAGATGCAATGTTTAATGCTGCAGTCTTTGCTGTAAATGAGTGTGAGAAGATGCAAGGCTGCAATGACTCCCAGCACACTCCTTGCTTGCAAAGGAAGATTTTGGATTACTTTAAGGAAGATGGTAGAAATGATATTACAAACAAGATGCGTCAAAGCAG CCCATTTTTGCGAGCGGATATAAAG GTTTTTCTGCAGAGTAACTCACAAGCCAAATTTACCCCCCGAGCCATTGCGAGAATAATGCAGGGCATTCCTAGCCCAGCCTATCCATCTGCAACTTGGTCGAAAACTCATTTCTG GGGAAGGTATACTCATATAGACTTTCAAGTGGTTATGGAAGCTGCAAAGACAGAATTAATGCATTTTGCTGGGAAAGAAGCAATGTAG
- the LOC8278450 gene encoding uncharacterized membrane protein YuiD, with protein MEEIAGVAASGSSSINNSVSSSSGSSIYTNYPLLSALVAFAIAQSTKVFTSWYKERRWDFKQLVGSGGMPSSHSATVTALAIAIGLQEGFGGSLFAAALILACVVMYDATGVRLQAGRQAEVLNQIVYELPAEHPLAESRPLRELLGHTPPQVIAGCLLGITTAVVGHFIVRMASSQS; from the exons ATGGAGGAGATTGCAGGTGTTGCAGCATCTGGGTCATCGTCCATTAATAACTCGGTTTCTTCATCGTCTGGTTCATCTATATACACCAATTATCCTCTTCTTTCTGCTCTTGTTGCTTTTGCTATCGCCCAATCTACCAAGGTCTTCACTTCCTG GTATAAAGAAAGGCGATGGGATTTCAAGCAACTTGTTGGATCCGGTGGAATGCCATCATCACATTCTGCCACTGTTACTGCACTTGCCATAGCCATCGGGCTCCAGGAAGGGTTCGGAGGATCATTGTTTGCAGCTGCATTGATTTTAGCATGTGTT GTGATGTATGATGCGACTGGTGTAAGACTACAGGCTGGACGCCAAGCAGAG GTCTTGAATCAAATTGTGTACGAGCTTCCTGCTGAGCATCCTTTGGCTGAGAGCAGGCCACTGCGAGAGCTTCTTGGTCACACCCCTCCTCAG GTAATTGCCGGTTGTTTGCTTGGAATTACTACAGCAGTCGTTGGCCATTTTATTGTTAGAATGGCGAGCAGTCAAAGTTGA
- the LOC8278449 gene encoding 2,4-dichlorophenol 6-monooxygenase isoform X1 translates to MGSVINRAKPRNKLCSYGYYSQSRGLSHSQSLNSDDSILPVLIVGAGPVGLTLSILLTKLGVKCSILEKSKAFSNHPQAHFINNRSMEIFHKLEGLAEEIQRSQPPVELWRKFIYCTSLTGPILGSVDHMQPQDFEKVVSPVSVAHFSQYKLSRLLLRKLEDLNFHICRPESVRGLGDGPLKGREILMGHECISMNATDYSVTVTASHIVEGKYMEKDISCSILVGTDGAGSTIRKLAGIELRGEKDLQKLISIHFFSRDLGHYLLAERPGMLFFIFNTEAIGVLVAHDLKQGEFILQVPFYPPQQDINDFSAEICRKLILKLVGQELSDIDVTEVKPWVMHAEVAEKFVSCNSRVILAGDAAHRFPPAGGFGMNTGIQDVHNLAWKLASFMMGIAPSSIIHTYEMERRPIALFNTALSVQNFRAAMAVPAALGLDPSVANSVHEVMNDGVGSILPSGLQRAILDGIFMIGRAQLSESLLNERNPLGSSRLDKVRRIFEEGKSLQLQFPAEDLGFRYLKGALVPDNDSKKGVLEPPTGRRRDYIPSADPGSRMPHMDVRVLSNLSSEVTISTLDLLSGDKIEFLLIVAPLEKSYQLARAALKVAEVLKVSAKVCVMWPSDYADISEASSKKALAPWKNYIDVLEVKKSPNLPSWWSMCQMTDKGAILVRPDEHIAWRVKSGLDNDPVSEMTRVFSAIMGVK, encoded by the exons ATGGGTAGTGTCATCAACAGAGCTAAACCCAGAAACAAACTATGCTCTTATGGTTATTACTCCCAAAGCAGAGGCTTATCGCATTCCCAAAGCCTCAATTCTGATGATTCAATACTTCCGGTTTTGATTGTTGGTGCAGGACCTGTTGGTCTAACTCTCTCTATACTTCTTACTAAATTAG GGGTGAAATGTTCCATTTTAGAGAAGAGCAAAGCCTTTTCGAATCACCCACAAGCGCACTTTATAAACAACCGCTCTATGgag ATATTTCACAAATTGGAAGGCCTTGCAGAGGAGATTCAAAGGTCACAACCCCCTGTAGAATTATGGAGGAAGTTCATTTATTGTACTTCACTAACTGGTCCAATTCTTGGGTCAGTGGACCACATGCAACCTCAAG ATTTTGAAAAAGTTGTCAGCCCAGTATCTGTTGCACACTTCTCTCAGTATAAATTAAGTAGGTTGTTGCTTAGGAAGTTAGAAGATCTGAACTTCCATATTTGTAGACCCGAAAGCGTGCGAGGCCTTGGCGATGGTCCACTCAAGGGAAGAGAAATATTAATGGGACATGAGTGTATATCGATGAATGCCACTGATTACTCTGTTACAGTAACTGCCTCCCATATTGTGGAAGGAAAGTATATGGAGAAAGATATCAGCTGCAGTATTCTTGTTGGTACTGATGGTGCTGGAAGTACCATACGGAAGCTTGCAGGCATAGAGCTAAGAGGTGAAAAAGACCTGCAAAAGCTTATTAGCATCCATTTTTTTAGCAGAGACCTTGGACACTACTTGCTCGCTGAGAGACCTGGCATgctgttttttattttcaatactGAAGCTATTGGGGTCCTTGTTGCACATGATCTCAAGCAAGGAGAATTCATCTTGCAG GTGCCATTCTATCCTCCTCAGCAGGATATCAATGATTTCAGTGCAGAG ATATGCAGAAAGTTAATTCTCAAATTGGTAGGTCAAGAGCTTTCAGACATTGATGTCACTGAAGTAAAGCCCTGGGTAATGCATGCTGAAGTTGCTGAAAAGTTTGTTAGCTGTAACAGTCGGGTTATACTTGCTGGTGATGCGGCTCACCGATTTCCCCCGGCTGGTGGTTTTG GAATGAATACTGGCATTCAGGATGTTCATAATCTTGCTTGGAAACTAGCCTCTTTTATGATGGGTATTGCACCATCATCAATAATTCATACTTACGAAATGGAACGGAGACCG ATTGCCCTTTTCAATACAGCTCTTAGTGTCCAAAACTTTAGAGCAGCCATGGCAGTTCCTGCTGCACTCGGTCTTGATCCATCTGTTGCAAACTCAg TGCATGAAGTAATGAATGATGGGGTTGGTTCCATTTTACCATCTGGACTACAGAGGGCCATTTTGGATGGAATCTTCATGATAGGTCGTGCACAGCTCTCAGAATCTCTTCTAAATGAAAGAAATCCGCTTGGATCTTCAAGGCTTGATAAAGTGAGGCGTATCTTTGAAGAAGGAAAGAGCCTTCAGCTCCAGTTTCCTGCTGAGGATCTTGGTTTCAG gtACCTTAAAGGAGCACTTGTACCTGATAATGATAGCAAGAAAGGTGTTTTAGAACCACCAACTGGTCGTCGAAGGGACTATATTCCTTCTGCAGATCCAGGGTCAAGAATGCCACATATGGATGTTCGCGTATTGtcgaatttatcaagtgag GTGACTATTTCTACGCTTGATCTTTTGTCTGGGGACAAAATTGAGTTCCTTCTCATTGTCGCACCACTTGAGAAGTCCTACCAACTTGCTCGTGCTGCATTGAAGGTGGCTGAGGTACTCAAAGTTTCTGCTAAGGTTTGTGTAATGTGGCCTTCTGACTATGCTGATATATCTGAAGCATCTAGTAAGAAAGCATTGGCACCTTGGAAGAACTATATAGACGTTTTGGAAGTTAAAAAATCACCAAATCTGCCATCATGGTGGAGTATGTGTCAGATGACTGACAAAGGAGCAATTTTAGTCAGGCCTGATGAACATATTGCTTGGCGTGTGAAGTCAGGTCTTGATAATGATCCTGTTTCAGAGATGACCAGGGTTTTTTCTGCTATAATGGGGGTcaaataa
- the LOC8278449 gene encoding 2,4-dichlorophenol 6-monooxygenase isoform X2: MFHFREEQSLFESPTSALYKQPLYGDISQIGRPCRGDSKVTTPCRIMEEVHLLYFTNWSNSWVSGPHATSRPESVRGLGDGPLKGREILMGHECISMNATDYSVTVTASHIVEGKYMEKDISCSILVGTDGAGSTIRKLAGIELRGEKDLQKLISIHFFSRDLGHYLLAERPGMLFFIFNTEAIGVLVAHDLKQGEFILQVPFYPPQQDINDFSAEICRKLILKLVGQELSDIDVTEVKPWVMHAEVAEKFVSCNSRVILAGDAAHRFPPAGGFGMNTGIQDVHNLAWKLASFMMGIAPSSIIHTYEMERRPIALFNTALSVQNFRAAMAVPAALGLDPSVANSVHEVMNDGVGSILPSGLQRAILDGIFMIGRAQLSESLLNERNPLGSSRLDKVRRIFEEGKSLQLQFPAEDLGFRYLKGALVPDNDSKKGVLEPPTGRRRDYIPSADPGSRMPHMDVRVLSNLSSEVTISTLDLLSGDKIEFLLIVAPLEKSYQLARAALKVAEVLKVSAKVCVMWPSDYADISEASSKKALAPWKNYIDVLEVKKSPNLPSWWSMCQMTDKGAILVRPDEHIAWRVKSGLDNDPVSEMTRVFSAIMGVK, encoded by the exons ATGTTCCATTTTAGAGAAGAGCAAAGCCTTTTCGAATCACCCACAAGCGCACTTTATAAACAACCGCTCTATGgag ATATTTCACAAATTGGAAGGCCTTGCAGAGGAGATTCAAAGGTCACAACCCCCTGTAGAATTATGGAGGAAGTTCATTTATTGTACTTCACTAACTGGTCCAATTCTTGGGTCAGTGGACCACATGCAACCTCAAG ACCCGAAAGCGTGCGAGGCCTTGGCGATGGTCCACTCAAGGGAAGAGAAATATTAATGGGACATGAGTGTATATCGATGAATGCCACTGATTACTCTGTTACAGTAACTGCCTCCCATATTGTGGAAGGAAAGTATATGGAGAAAGATATCAGCTGCAGTATTCTTGTTGGTACTGATGGTGCTGGAAGTACCATACGGAAGCTTGCAGGCATAGAGCTAAGAGGTGAAAAAGACCTGCAAAAGCTTATTAGCATCCATTTTTTTAGCAGAGACCTTGGACACTACTTGCTCGCTGAGAGACCTGGCATgctgttttttattttcaatactGAAGCTATTGGGGTCCTTGTTGCACATGATCTCAAGCAAGGAGAATTCATCTTGCAG GTGCCATTCTATCCTCCTCAGCAGGATATCAATGATTTCAGTGCAGAG ATATGCAGAAAGTTAATTCTCAAATTGGTAGGTCAAGAGCTTTCAGACATTGATGTCACTGAAGTAAAGCCCTGGGTAATGCATGCTGAAGTTGCTGAAAAGTTTGTTAGCTGTAACAGTCGGGTTATACTTGCTGGTGATGCGGCTCACCGATTTCCCCCGGCTGGTGGTTTTG GAATGAATACTGGCATTCAGGATGTTCATAATCTTGCTTGGAAACTAGCCTCTTTTATGATGGGTATTGCACCATCATCAATAATTCATACTTACGAAATGGAACGGAGACCG ATTGCCCTTTTCAATACAGCTCTTAGTGTCCAAAACTTTAGAGCAGCCATGGCAGTTCCTGCTGCACTCGGTCTTGATCCATCTGTTGCAAACTCAg TGCATGAAGTAATGAATGATGGGGTTGGTTCCATTTTACCATCTGGACTACAGAGGGCCATTTTGGATGGAATCTTCATGATAGGTCGTGCACAGCTCTCAGAATCTCTTCTAAATGAAAGAAATCCGCTTGGATCTTCAAGGCTTGATAAAGTGAGGCGTATCTTTGAAGAAGGAAAGAGCCTTCAGCTCCAGTTTCCTGCTGAGGATCTTGGTTTCAG gtACCTTAAAGGAGCACTTGTACCTGATAATGATAGCAAGAAAGGTGTTTTAGAACCACCAACTGGTCGTCGAAGGGACTATATTCCTTCTGCAGATCCAGGGTCAAGAATGCCACATATGGATGTTCGCGTATTGtcgaatttatcaagtgag GTGACTATTTCTACGCTTGATCTTTTGTCTGGGGACAAAATTGAGTTCCTTCTCATTGTCGCACCACTTGAGAAGTCCTACCAACTTGCTCGTGCTGCATTGAAGGTGGCTGAGGTACTCAAAGTTTCTGCTAAGGTTTGTGTAATGTGGCCTTCTGACTATGCTGATATATCTGAAGCATCTAGTAAGAAAGCATTGGCACCTTGGAAGAACTATATAGACGTTTTGGAAGTTAAAAAATCACCAAATCTGCCATCATGGTGGAGTATGTGTCAGATGACTGACAAAGGAGCAATTTTAGTCAGGCCTGATGAACATATTGCTTGGCGTGTGAAGTCAGGTCTTGATAATGATCCTGTTTCAGAGATGACCAGGGTTTTTTCTGCTATAATGGGGGTcaaataa
- the LOC8278448 gene encoding uncharacterized protein At3g61260, protein MRSIEDKGCYNHGPIQEISTSHGISFEFHKGNGANRTSHHRTALGKPTPSKWDDAQKWLVGLSRGGDKNQSKPRNSNADDRRLIAPVPQQERDYLSGGDDVEGEEANGWPDSTETKKVDCDEPIWRINKTVQNSTASAVRSICVRDMGTEMTPIASQEPSRTATPIRAGTPVARSPISSGSSTPVRCQHGLQCTDQGYQAGLASTESRGGEPSSASRGRHGEEPNGCKMSENKDLDEARNLNPLEMRATAWDEAERAKYMARYKREEVKIQAWENHEKRKAEMEMKKMEVKAERIKARAQEKLTSKLATTKRMAEEKRANAEAKLNEKAVRTAERADYIRRTGHLPSSFSFKLPSLCW, encoded by the exons ATGAGATCTATAGAGGATAAAGGGTGTTACAATCATGGACCAATTCAAGAGATTTCAACTAGCCATGGAATCAGTTTTGAGTTTCATAAAGGGAATGGAGCTAACCGTACTTCTCATCATAGAACAGCCTTAGGCAAGCCAACACCATCTAAATGGGATGATGCACAAAAATGGCTAGTTGGTTTGTCAAGAGGAGGAGATAAAAACCAATCCAAGCCAAGAAACTCAAATGCGGATGATAGGAGATTGATAGCTCCAGTTCCACAACAAGAACGAGACTATTTAAGTGGAGGAGATGATGTTGAAGGAGAGGAAGCAAATGGTTGGCCTGATTCAACGGAAACCAAGAAGGTAGATTGTGATGAGCCCATTTGGAGAATCAATAAGACGGTGCAGAATTCTACTGCATCAGCTGTTAGATCAATCTGTGTTAGGGATATGGGGACTGAGATGACCCCAATTGCTAGTCAAGAGCCTTCAAGAACAGCAACTCCAATTAGAGCTGGAACTCCAGTAGCAAGGAGCCCTATATCTTCAGGATCCTCCACTCCTGTAAGGTGTCAGCATGGGCTGCAGTGCACTGATCAGGGATATCAAGCAGGTTTAGCATCCACTGAAAGCAGAGGAGGTGAGCCCAGTTCTGCTTCCAGAGGGCGTCATGGAGAAGAACCCAATGGTTGCAAGATGTCTGAGAATAAGGATTTAGATGAAGCAAGAAACCTGAATCCCTTGGAAATGAGAGCTACGGCTTGGGATGAGGCAGAGCGTGCAAAATATATGGCAAG GTATAAGCGAGAAGAGGTGAAGATACAAGCCTGGGAAAATCATGAGAAGAGGAAAGCAGAAATGGAAATGAAGAAGATGGAG GTAAAGGCCGAGAGAATAAAAGCTCGTGCCCAAGAAAAGTTGACAAGCAAACTTGCCACAACAAAAAGAATGGCTGAGGAGAAGCGTGCAAATGCAGAGGCAAAACTGAATGAGAAAGCTGTAAGGACAGCTGAAAGGGCAGATTATATAAGGAGGACTGGCCACTTGCCCTCTTCATTCTCTTTTAAGTTGCCTTCTTTGTGCTGGTAG
- the LOC8278447 gene encoding cyclin-dependent kinase G-2 gives MAAGRHGGYHDNEFPKREFAYSKEDYDRIGNGNRENERPGRVRDVRDRGRVRQKDIKEREVVNGGYRSSSSRTDSGGSSGGSGGDVHAGPRRCEFAARAIDREPGELSSESGSDDAIEYELQVNKNKDSEVSTILENGIRNPMEKKRKFSPIVWDRDDKEVTNSSKSRVSPAVPTLPPPPPLPKAYRKSPNVILDGGLEISPTKSSSNQNLRFSSPVKDTVAKGLLRYSASESPVGLAALPLEERQFGNDHEAELIEDDDYVPTRNISSSRWAAGNNSPIDEGEIVDDQEMPKRRKKSHLESLDFRLRNRSSTPDLGDLKIEGSDGAKVRSSESDELARARSLSGDDYLGNDTDKDDYMETDEENDDRSGHSDRNSENENDSRATPEPAGPPQRSVNMLLGCRSVDEFERLNKIDEGTYGVVYRAKDKKTGEIVALKKVKMEKEREGFPLTSLREINILLSFHHPSIVDVKEVVVGSNLDSIFMVMEYMEHDLKGLMESMKQPFSQSEVKCLMLQLLEGVKYLHDNWVLHRDLKTSNLLLNNRGELKICDFGLARQYGSPLKPYTHLVVTLWYRAPELLLGAKQYSTAIDMWSLGCIMAELLSKEPLFNGKTEFDQLDKIFRILGTPNETIWPGFSKLPGVKVNFVKHQYNLLRKKFPATSFTGSPVLSDSGFDLLNKLLTYDPEKRITAEAAINHEWFREVPLPKSKDFMPTFPAQHAQDRRLRRILKSPDPLEEQRRKELQQGELGTGGLFG, from the exons atggcGGCTGGGAGACATGGTGGTTATCATGATAATGAATTCCCTAAGAGGGAGTTTGCCTATTCTAAAGAGGATTATGATAGAATTGGGAATGGTAATCGTGAGAATGAGCGACCGGGTCGAGTTCGTGATGTAAGAGATAGAGGTAGAGTTAGACAGAAGGATATTAAAGAGAGAGAAGTTGTCAATGGTGGGTACCGGTCCTCTTCTAGTAGGACTGATTCAGGTGGTAGCAGCGGTGGCAGCGGTGGTGATGTGCATGCTGGACCTAGGAGATGTGAGTTTGCTGCTAGGGCTATAGATAGGGAGCCAGGTGAATTGTCTAGTGAGAGTGGGTCTGATGATGCTATTGAGTATGAATTACaggttaataaaaataaagatagtGAAGTTTCGACAATACTAGAGAATGGGATTCGAAATCCTATggagaagaagaggaagttCTCTCCTATAGTTTGGGATAGAGATGACAAAGAAGTTACTAATTCTTCAAAAAGTAGAGTTTCTCCAGCAGTTCCCACTCTCCCTCCGCCACCTCCTCTCCCTAAGGCATATCGCAAGTCTCCCAATGTTATTTTAGATGGGGGGTTGGAGATTTCTCCTACTAAGAGTAGCAGTAACCAGAATTTGAGGTTCTCTTCACCAGTCAAGGATACAGTGGCTAAAGGGCTGCTTAGGTATTCTGCATCTGAATCTCCTGTGGGACTGGCTGCCTTGCCTTTGGAGGAGCGACAATTTGGCAATGATCATGAAGCTGAGCTGATAGAAGATGATGATTATGTACCAACTCGGAATATATCATCTTCTAGATGGGCTGCTGGGAACAATTCTCCTATTGATGAGGGTGAAATTGTAGATGATCAGGAAATGCctaaaagaaggaagaagtcTCATCTGGAGTCCTTGGATTTCAGACTACGCAATAGGTCATCAACTCCTGACCTTGGAGACCTTAAAATAGAAGGTTCAGATGGAGCTAAAGTGAGATCATCCGAGTCTGACGAGCTCGCTCGTGCTAGGTCATTGAGTGGGGATGATTATCTGGGTAATGATACTGACAAGGATGATTACATGGAGActgatgaagaaaatgatgatAGAAGTGGCCATTCTGATAGAAACTCTGAGAATGAAAATGATTCTCGTGCCACACCAGAGCCTGCAGGTCCTCCTCAAAGAAGTGTAAACATGCTTCTCGGCTGTAGGAGTGTAGATGAGTTTGAGAGGTTAAATAAGATAGACGAAggcacttatggggttgtataTAGAGCTAAAGATAAGAAGACCGGAGAAATTGTAGCATTGAAGAAGGTAAAAATGGAGAAAGAACGTGAAGGTTTTCCATTAACATCTCTTAGGGaaataaatattcttctttcatttcatCACCCTTCAATTGTTGATGTAAAAGAAGTTGTTGTAGGGAGTAACCTTGATAGCATTTTTATGGTCATGGAATACATGGAGCATGATCTTAAAGGCTTAATGGAGTCTATGAAGCAGCCATTTAGCCAGAGCGAAGTTAAATGCTTAATGCTCCAGTTATTGGAGGGTGTTAAGTATTTGCACGATAACTGGGTCCTTCATCGAGATTTGAAGACATCAAATTTGCTTTTGAATAATCGGGGTGAGTTGAAAATCTGTGACTTCGGGTTGGCTCGTCAGTATGGAAGTCCATTGAAACCGTATACTCATTTGGTTGTTACTCTTTGGTATAG GGCGCCTGAACTTCTTTTGGGAGCCAAACAATATTCAACAGCAATTGACATGTGGTCGCTAGGTTGTATTATGGCTGAACTTCTGTCGAAGGAACCCCTTTTCAATGGGAAAACAGAGTTTGATCAACTTGATAAG ATTTTCCGAATACTTGGTACACCAAATGAGACAATCTGGCCTGGGTTCTCCAAATTGCCTGGTGTTAAGGTCAACTTTGTCAAGCATCA GTATAACCTACTGCGCAAGAAATTCCCAGCAACATCTTTCACTGGATCACCAGTTCTTTCTGATTCTGGATTTGATTTGTTGAACAAACTTCTAACCTATGACCCTGAGAAG CGAATAACTGCGGAAGCTGCTATTAACCATGAGTGGTTTCGTGAAGTTCCTCTTCCCAAGTCTAAAGATTTTATGCCTACTTTTCCTGCTCAGCATGCCCAAGACAG GCGTCTGCGAAGAATATTGAAGAGTCCGGATCCTTTGGAAGAGCAGCGCAGAAAGGAGCTGCAACAAGGGGAATTGGGGACGGGTGGTTTATTTGGCTAA